ATGTACTTCCTCCTGGCGCGGCCGCAGCGATGACGTGTGCAATTTCATGTAGCGTCGCTCCAGAAAAGACACCATAACCGTATGGGGAGAAAGGAATCACTGGATATAATAAAGTATACACGAGTGTAAATATTGTGCCTAAAATTGCAATGATTGCCGCGCCAACTGCTATTTCATCGTCCTTCGCTTTCACTTGCGGTGCAATAGCCACGACTGCTGCCGCGCCACAAATCGCCGTACCGCACGCCGTTAAGATTCCTATTTTCTTATCTACTTGGAATATCCTCGTTAACCCATATACCACAAAGATCGTAAAGGTAATAATAATTACAGCTATCACTAACACCTTTGGCCCCGCCTTCGCAATATCAATTAAATTTAAACGCATCCCGAGCAAAATAATGCCGAAGCGAAGCAACTTCTTACTCGCAAACTTCGTACCTGCAATCGCTTCGGAAGGCAGACCCATTTTCGCTCTCCAAATCATCCCAATTAAAATAGCAATCACTAATTGCCCCATAATATTGAAAAGCGGAAAATTGGCTAAATATTTCGCAGCAATCGCAATAAATAGCGTAATCCCAATTCCTTTCGAAAAACCAAAACGCTTTCTCTTTTGTATAACAACTGTTTCTTCCACTTCGTACCACTCCAATAATCATATTGGAACATGCATGTTCTATCTATTTCCATTATAGAAAAACTTTAATAATAAGTTTAATACCAATATATAATCCCAATCATAAAAAAAACTTATGATAAAATAAAAAGAGTTTCATAATAAAAAATATAAAGGGAGGCATATCATGAATGTCGACATTTTAAAAATATTCGTTACGGTCGTAGAACAACAGCATTTTTCTCATGCTGCGGACCTGCTCAACCTTTCTCAACCAGGGGTTAGCATGCATATTCGTAATTTAGAAAATGAATTTGGCACGATACTGATTCACCGTTCTCCAAAACATGTCCAAGTCACAGAAGCTGGCAATATTTTATATACCTATGCAAAGCAGATACTCTCTCTTTATGACGAAGCAAAGCAGGAAATTAACGACCTACATAACGTTGTAACAGGGACACTCCGCATTGGTGCTAGTTTTACAATTGGCGAATACTTACTCCCTAAAATATTAGCACCCTATGCTAAGGAAAATCCTTACGTCGAAGTGCATACGTTCATTTCCAATACAGAAGAAGTGCTGCAAAGCCTTCGCTCGAATCAAATTGATATTGGTTTAGTAGAAGGACAAGTTGTATATGCCGACATAGACGTAGAACCCTTTATGCAAGATGAAATGAAGCTCATCGTTCCACCAAATCATCCATTGCTTTATATAAATGAAATAAATGAGCAGACATTACAAGATCAAGTTTGGATTTTACGAGAAAGTGGATCTGGAACACGGGCTTATAGTGAGCGCTTTATTCATCAGCATCATTTAAAGATGAAACGATTCTTTACATTTAGTAGTATTCAAAGTGTGAAAGAAGCGGTTAGTGCAGGCCTAGGCATTGCAATCCTTTCTAACTGGACAATTCGAAAAGAATTAGAAGCAAAAGAATTTTTCCATATTGCCCTCCCCAATGAGAAGCTTATTCGTCCCTTCTCGATTGTTCGCGGTAAATATTTTACTCCTTCCAAAGCTATTCAAGTCTTTCTAGACCATGTACAGTCTTTTACAAACAAACTAGTATAAGTGAACGATCATTACGATATCTACGAAGAAAAAGGAATGCTGCCTTCAAAACGCCTCTCCAATGGATATCGTAATTTTGATGAGAACGCTATCGAGAAGGTAGAGCTTATCCAAAGATTGGTTTACATTTAGACGAAACGGCACAAATGCTGTGCTGCCTAGAAATTGAGCCAAATCTTTATGAAATGCAGTAGTATTCTGACACTTTATGAAGAGAAACTGATTGAAGTAACAAGGCAAATTTCCTTATTCTCTACCATTCAAACAAATCTAAAAAGGTACGTTTCACTCCTAAAACAAGCAAAAGAAAAGGAGTGATTCTATGTTCGTTATACACGGAAGTCCCCGACCAAATAGAAATACAGAAACTCTTACACATGTGATAATAGATGGTATTTAGGTAACACAAATTTATCCCGCT
The window above is part of the Bacillus cytotoxicus NVH 391-98 genome. Proteins encoded here:
- a CDS encoding YeiH family protein, which gives rise to MEETVVIQKRKRFGFSKGIGITLFIAIAAKYLANFPLFNIMGQLVIAILIGMIWRAKMGLPSEAIAGTKFASKKLLRFGIILLGMRLNLIDIAKAGPKVLVIAVIIITFTIFVVYGLTRIFQVDKKIGILTACGTAICGAAAVVAIAPQVKAKDDEIAVGAAIIAILGTIFTLVYTLLYPVIPFSPYGYGVFSGATLHEIAHVIAAAAPGGSTSVDIAVIVKLTRVAMLVPVAILIGLCFGKSESGKPKRSWRDLPIPWFIFGFLAMSAVHSLGVVSELVASYIVVIAYMLIAMAMAGLGLNVEFQAFRKLGSKAFIAGMIGSVCLSILGYILVYVI
- a CDS encoding LysR family transcriptional regulator — protein: MNVDILKIFVTVVEQQHFSHAADLLNLSQPGVSMHIRNLENEFGTILIHRSPKHVQVTEAGNILYTYAKQILSLYDEAKQEINDLHNVVTGTLRIGASFTIGEYLLPKILAPYAKENPYVEVHTFISNTEEVLQSLRSNQIDIGLVEGQVVYADIDVEPFMQDEMKLIVPPNHPLLYINEINEQTLQDQVWILRESGSGTRAYSERFIHQHHLKMKRFFTFSSIQSVKEAVSAGLGIAILSNWTIRKELEAKEFFHIALPNEKLIRPFSIVRGKYFTPSKAIQVFLDHVQSFTNKLV